Proteins from a genomic interval of Trifolium pratense cultivar HEN17-A07 linkage group LG6, ARS_RC_1.1, whole genome shotgun sequence:
- the LOC123890908 gene encoding RNA pseudouridine synthase 6, chloroplastic — MGSVAVVPMLFADSCRSIAVTDAASAFPISVNKHLNKHAFGWCCRSSNNTNASETISSTTVAGKLTATSSSNSYPKYDRLLPCPAHKSPPRIEHLVVSEGGPVLEYICKVLDLPHLFVADLIQFGAVYFALVSPEPPSTATAEQIRIFKEVTKPLVLQERDSIKGKTLREAQKTFRVTDVNQVVEPGTYLRVHVHPKRFPRCYEIDWRSRIIAVEESYVVLDKPAGTSVGETIGNIEESCVTFATRALGLTTPLMTTHQIDNCTEGCVVLARNKEYCSIFHCKIREKKVKKIYLALAASPLPIGIIKHYMRPVNVAPRLLSEDFIKGWHICQLEVMECRKIPWPTIVVQDEYCIEDCGWPFQDYAYECKINLLTGRTHQIRAQFAACKAPIIGDSMYMAATIAEMINPGLNPFGKYKKDFDCESEKETAMINWIAQHGKEPSVAIGLQACQISWDDDEHFYRAGSPWWRC, encoded by the exons ATGGGTTCAGTGGCGGTGGTGCCAATGTTGTTCGCCGACAGCTGCCGTAGCATCGCCGTTACAGATGCGGCAAGTGCGTTTCCCATATCAGTTAACAAACACCTCAACAAGCACGCATTTGGTTGGTGCTGTCGAAGTTCAAACAACACTAACGCCAGTGAAACTATATCCTCAACAACCGTTGCCGGAAAATTAACCGCCACCTCTTCTTCCAATAG TTACCCAAAGTATGATCGATTGCTTCCATGTCCTGCACATAAATCACCACCAAGAATTGAACACTTAGTTGTTTCAGAAGGAGGACCTGTTTTAGAATACATTTGCAAAGTTTTGGATCTTCCTCATTT GTTTGTTGCAGATTTGATTCAATTTGGAGCTGTGTATTTCGCTCTTGTTTCTCCGGAGCCTCCTTCTACTGCTACTGCAGAGCAAATTAGAATTTTCAAAGAAGTAACCAAACCATTGGTTCTTCAAGAAAGAGATTCTATCAAAGGAAAAACTTTAAGAGAAGCTCAGAAAACTTTTCGTGTAACTGATGTGAATCAGGTTGTTGAACCAGGAACTTATTTGCGAGTTCACGTGCACCCTAAGCGTTTTCCTAG GTGCTATGAGATTGACTGGAGATCAAGGATCATAGCTGTGGAGGAATCATATGTAGTTTTGGATAAACCTGCCGGTACTTCA GTAGGTGAAACTATCGGCAACATTGAAGAAAGTTGTGTAACCTTTGCAACCCGTGCCTTGGGATTGACAACCCCTTTGATGACTACCCATCAAATTGATAACTGTACAGAAGGCTG CGTAGTATTGGCTAGGAATAAAGAGTATTGCTCCATCTTTCATTGCAAAATCCGG gAGAAAAAGGTGAAGAAGATCTATCTTGCTCTTGCAGCTTCTCCTTTACCAATTGGAATCATTAAGCACTATATGCGTCCTGTAAACGTGGCTCCTCGACTTCTTTCTGAAG ATTTTATCAAGGGATGGCATATTTGTCAACTTGAGGTCATGGAATGCAGAAAGATTCCCTGGCCGACTATTGTTGTTCAAGATGAATATTGTATTGAAGACTGTGGATGGCCCTTTCAAGATTACGCGTACGAGTGTAAAATCAACCTTCTCACTGGTCGAACTCATCAG ATTCGAGCTCAATTTGCTGCTTGTAAGGCACCGATAATTGGCGATTCTATGTATATGGCTGCTACAATTGCAGAGATGATTAATCCTGGACTTAATCCATTTGGAAAATATAAGAAAGATTTTGACTGTGAGAGTGAAAAAGAAACGGCCATGATAAATTGGATTGCACAACATGGAAAAGAGCCTAGTGTTGCAATTGGCCTTCAAGCTTGTCAAATTTCATGGGATGATGATGAACACTTTTACAGAGCGGGTTCACCTTGGTGGAGGTGTTAA